A genomic window from Bubalus bubalis isolate 160015118507 breed Murrah chromosome 13, NDDB_SH_1, whole genome shotgun sequence includes:
- the RPL21 gene encoding 60S ribosomal protein L21, protein MTNTKGKRRGTRYMFSRPFRKHGVVPLATYMRIYRKGDIVDIKGMGTVQKGMPHKCYHGKTGRVYNVTQHAVGIIVNKQVKGKILAKRINVRIEHIKHSKSRDSFLKRVKENDQKKKEAKEKGTWVQLKRQPAPPREAHFVRTNGKEPELLEPIPYEFMA, encoded by the exons ATGACCAACACAAAGGGAAAGAGGCGGGGTACCCGCTACATGTTCTCCAGGCCTTTCAGAAAACATG gaGTTGTTCCTTTGGCCACATACATGCGAATCTACAGGAAGGGTGATATTGTAGATATCAAG GGAATGGGTACTGTTCAAAAAGGAATGCCCCACAAATGTTACCATGGTAAAACTGGGAGAGTCTACAATGTCACCCAGCATGCTGTTGGCATCATTGTAAACAAACAAGTTAA GGGCAagattcttgccaagagaattaaTGTGCGTATCGAGCATATTAAGCACTCTAAGAGCCGAGATAGCTTCCTGAAACGtgtgaaggaaaatgatcagaaaaagaaggaagccaaAGAGAAAGGGACTTGGGTTCAGCTGAAGCGCCAG CCTGCTCCACCCAGAGAAGCACACTTTGTGAGGACCAATGGAAAGGAACCCGAACTGTTGGAGCCAATTCCCTATGAATTCATGGCCTGA